From Acidianus brierleyi:
TCAGCAAATAAACCTACTATTATTAGTGCTCCAATTACTTGCATAGTTGCTATAGTAAACAAAAAGTTACCCATTATTCTTTGTGGCAATATACTTACAATCCACATTAGTATTAGTGAAGCTAAACTAGCTATAAAGTAATATGTAGGATTAATTAATATATTTACGCCTATATTGAATAAAGTTGTATTCCCTAAAGCTAAACCTATTATTTGAAGTGCAGGAGCTATTCCTGCCGCAACTTCTATCTGGGAAAGTATGGCAGCAAGTAAAGGTGTTGAGATTATATTAGCTATACCTTGAATGGTAGCTGGCAATGGTCCAAGTATTCTAGAGATATAGATATATTCTCCAGATGATCTGGGAATATATTCTGCTAATTTTAGATAAGTAAGAAATATTGGCAAAGCCATTATTGGAGCAATTATTATTCCTACAAACCAATTAGCTGCAGGTATTGAGGGGGAATAAATTAATGTATAGTATAACGATATAGGCACAATAAGAGCTAAGACTTTTGCAAATGCATGCTTAGCTCCCATTTGCCTAATTAGACCTGAAGATTCTCTAATGAATATTCTTTTATCAGACATAAGATAATCTACAAATAAACTATTTTTATATTTTATACGTAATTATCATGAATACTTTTTATTTTTATTTAGTATTAACTCCAAAATCTTTTCATAATTTTTTAGTCATAATCATCATTAAATAAAAAATATAAATAGTAGTCTACTATAAATGATATTTATAACTTTTCGTTTACCGCATAATATAAATCTATTTTTCTCTTTTTTAATTCTTCAATAAATTTCTCACTACTTATAACCTTTTCTGGTGGTAAAACGCCTTTTCCTTTAATACCGACAGAGATTGCTATTGCTGGTGATATACCAGTAACATACTGTGTTCCATCAAATAAACCCATTGGCTTAGCTACGAATTCAACAGACACTATCTTTTTTTCGTACTCAAATATCACTTTTGCAGCTTCTACTTCGTCCGGTATTGAAGAATATCCTAAAAGTCCCTTTTTCTTCAAAAGTTCCCTTAAGTACTTTCTTGATTTTATTCCTAAAATTTCATCATTATCTCCAAATAATTTCCCTATAAATATAATATTCTCAAATCCAGTTCCTCCTTCCATCCAATCCACATATTTAACTCCAGGAAAAGAAGAAGGAAAAGTAGCTAATTCACTATGAATAGTTAAATACGTTTTAATTTTACCTATTGAGAAATCAACTTCGTCAGATTTAGATAAAGGTTTGTAGTATTTTAGTTCACCATCGAATATTGGGGCATCCATAGTCATCTCATCAAGTTGTGTATCTATACTCCAATTGATATTATCGGTAGTCGATATCCAACCGTCCCTTAATTTTATTCTTTCAGGAATTCCATGTTTTTCATAAATCCACTCAGCTATAACATTTGTAATACCAGGTTCGGCTCCCATACCAATAACTGCCAATAATCCTTCTTTTTCGAAATCTTTATGCAATTCTAATTGTTTTTTAGTCATCCAAAAAAGTCCTCCTAAATCAACATAATTCACTCCAGATTTTAGACATGCTTTCATCACATTTAAATTAAAATAATATTGTGCGGCATTAATTACATAATCATAGTTTTTTACTTTAGACGAGGTCATTTCTATATCATTTAGATCCAAAAATTCATATTCAGCATTATATTCGGGCTTTACAATATCCATTACTGCGAAATCTATTCCTAAAGCTTGAAGTTCTCTAGCTGTTACTCTTCCTATTAAGCCAGAACCGCCTAATAATGCTATTTTCATATATTTATTTTATAACAAAAGTATTTAATTATAACTCAAATTATTCTCGTTTAAAAATATCGTGATGAAGTTAATGTTGTAGTTGATGATGAGGGAATTTATAAACCTCTCCTTAGGAGATGCGTTTTTGTTAGCATCTGCTAAAAGCACAAATTCAACTGCCGTGACCAGCGATCACGAGCTTAGTAAAGTTAAGGATGTTAAAGTAATACTGATTCCTAATGCATAATGCGAGGAGTTACTACTATCCTAGGGATTCACAACAAAGTGCCGATCTCAACAAGCTCTATATGCTTCGCCTCTAACAATCCTAGGATGTTCTCCAAGGTGAACATAAACTAAATCGTTTCAATAAAAACTCAATAGATCAATACCATGAGAATTTCATGCTTATACAAAATTTCTCTCAAATTTTGTATAATTGATCATCTATTATTACTATAAAATACTATGCAATAGATATATTAAAAACATTCTAAAATATGAAATATAGGCATTATTAGAATCATTAGATTGTAAATTTATAAGATAGCATATTCAGATTTTTAATATTTAATTCTATTGTATTTCCTTTGATATTATTTCTATTCCTTTTTCTATTTCTTCAGGAGAAGAATAAGAAAAGCTTAATCTAAGATATTCCTTACCATAGCCATCGAAGAAGAATTTACTGCCTGGAGAGAATATTACCTTATCCTTAACCTTAGTTAAAAGCTGTTCCGAATTTATACCTTTAATTTTTATAAAATAAAATAATCCTCCTTCTGGATAATTCCATTCTGCTTGTGGTAAATATCTGTTTAATGCTTCACACATTATTGACTTCTTTTCATTATATATTCTTTTGGCCCTCGTTAGTCCTTCCCAGAAGCTTCCATCCTTTAGAGATTCAAAAAGTAATGACAGGGAAAGAGTACTATTCCCTCCGTCTATATTTTCTTTTACCTTTCTAAATGTTTCATTAATTTCTTTATCTGCTACCATTATTCCTAGTCTAATCCCTGAAGAGAAAACTTTACTTAGTGTAGTTATGTAAACCACTCTTCCGTTTTTATCCATAGATTTTAAAGTAGGTTGCTCTGGTGTTAGAAGTCCATAGGCATCATCTTCAAGAATAATGAAATCTTTTTCTTCTGCTAATTCAAGAAGTCTTTTTTTATCTTCTAATTTCATATTAATTCCTGTAGGATTTTGCCCAGTAGGTATAACGTACATTGCCTTTATCTTTTCTTTTACTTCTATATTATAATAAGGTATAACTGGTAATTTAACAAGATCAGGATTTCTAGCTTTGAAAACCTTTATTGCACCAGCGAACGTTGGATACTCTATTGCTATTTTATCTCCAGGATCTATAAAAGAATAAGAGAAGATATATATACCTTGAATACTGCCTGTAGTTAAAAGTAGCTCTTCATTTTTTGCATTAATTCCTCTATAATTTAATATTTTTAGTAATTCCTTATCTAATTCCTGAAAACTAATCTCTGGTTCAAAGTGAATATCAGAAATTTTTTTAGGAAAAATACTAGGATCAGGTAAACCTCCGCCTAGATTATACGTCAACTTCACCATCCCCTCTAGCAGTTTTAGTAGCTAAATAAAAGAATGCAGCTGATGTAATTATAACAATTGGTAAAGACAAAAGAGTAGGAAGAGAAATTAAAGTTATTAATGTAACTACTCCGCTAAAACCTAGATACCACAATGCAGGAATATAATTCTTTGAAAAAGGTAACATTGCTATAATAGATAAAAGGATCACCATAGTACCAAAAAGAGTTTTTGGAAATCCAACAAAGCTAAATATTAATCCAGTTATTAGGAAGGAACCGAAAGATAATAATTTATTTTTATTATCATTGGAAATTACAAATAGACTAACAGGACCAGTTGAGTATGCTAATATTCTTGTAGCTACTAAATATCCTATAGATTGCTCAAAAGTAGATGAAAGAAAGAGAGTGAGTAAAGAAAACACTCCAAATAACATAACAGGCAATACTGGTATTCCTCTTTTAGGATCTACCTTACCTAAAGCTTTAGGAAAGCTCCCAGACTTAGTTAAGGCATAAGAATATCTTATCATATCTCCAGCACCTATTAGAGAGGCTCCAGAAGGAGATATTACTCCGTCTAAAATAAACAGAGCGCCCAGGGCAGGTATCCCAGCTATTATAGCACTTTCAGCTAGTGGTGCGCTCATTTTTCCTAAACTACTCCATCCAGCTGAAAGCACAGACGAAGATAGAGAAGCTATAAAAATTAACGGAACTAAAGTATAGATAATCATCGAAATTATGAACGCTATCATTATAGCTTTTCCAGTATTGCTTTTGGATTCTCCAGCATAAACCATGGCACTTCTAAATCCGCCATAAGCAAACATAGTTAAGGCTATAGCATAAAAGAAGTTAGAAAAAGATGGAGAAAAATTCATCGTAAGGTTAGATACGTGAAAGTCTAGAAATCCTACTGCCAATATGTATAATGCCAAAATTCCAAGCTTAGCATAAGTTATTGTATTTACTGAGATTGATAATCCCTTTATTCCAAGATAAACTAATGAATATATTAAAATAACTATAACTCCTTCAATTAAATACCCTAAGGGAGTAGGATATCCTTTATACATTATTGAAGGGAAAACATACGAAAGGTAATTTGCAGTAGCTTCTGCTTCTATAGGTATAGTTAAAAGTGTACCTATTAAATAAAGCCAACCTACACTGGAAGCCATGACTTTACCATGAGTAACGTTAATAAACCTTATTTTACTTCCTACAAACGGGAAAATATTGGCTAATTTAGAATAAACTATTACTACTGGCAATAATAATACACCGCCTACTAACCATACTATAGGACTTAATGGTCCAGTTAAAGACGCAGTTACTGCAGGTAAAAGAAGAATTCCAGAACCTATTATATTTCCTAATGAAAAAGCTATTAATGAGAAAATTCCCGCTTCTTTTCTAAAATTTGGATTATCCTTAATTCCTATGTTTAACTTATCAGCCATAGAATAGCAACTCAATAAATTGTATATAAGTATTTTCCATTTTTATACAAAAAATTTTTTATAGTTTAAGGTTAAAAAGTTAATATAGTTTATCAAATATATGATCAAATAATGTTGAATTTTAAAATAATTAAGTTATACATTCTAATGCTTTATGGGACAAGATGAAATATGTAAAACTCATTATAAATTAGGTATCGTAAACTTACTAATAATTATTTTGTCCTTTATATTCTAAGGAAGTATAATAGTATCTTCAGCCAGTTAATAATATGTTTATAAAAAAACATAATCTAAGTAAATGATATATCACGTTATATAAAATTATATATATTGGCAATTTTATTTAGATATTATTTTATGCCGTGCTCTTTTATATTTAATATGTCTTTATAATCTATTCATAGATGAACTAATAAGTGCAATAGAAACTATTTGAATTATGTCAAGATAAGTAAAGAAACATATCTCATATCGAAAATTCTAACTTCTAATAGATTAATGTATTATAATTTTTAGGAGAGAGTTTATTATAGGAATGGGCTTAATAAAAAATCTTGTATATCTTCAATATACTTTACTTATCATCTTATTTATTGTCACTTTCCGAATATATGAGCAATTCACGACTCTATTACTGAATGGAATAATAGAGAATTATAAGAGAGATATTCAATCAAATTATTACATCAACAAAACGTATTTGAAGGCTAAAGTCGTAATATTTTCTCTCAGATTATAAAAACAAAGTGAACTTACAAAGAAAACCTAAATGACCCTAATATATAAAGTTTTACTTTAAACTATTTAGTTTTGATGCTAAATAATGTTAAATTTTAATGTCATAAAATGTTACATTACACTAATACGTTTAAATTGTATAATATCATATTAAAAAATTATTAATAGTTAAAAAAAAGAAACCATTTACATACCATACAATTAGGTAATAAAGAAATGCAGAGTATTTCAGAAAAATGGGTTCATCAAAGCTGGTTGGATCTTGTAAAACTAAGTAAGAATAAGTTTAGTCGGCAAACTGCAGTTTGTTTGGATAATTGTGACTGTGTATAATTGTGACTGTGTATTAAAGCGTCAACAAGAGGTAATACACTATGATAATACAAGATAATAAGTTAGATAATAATTTTTTTCATATTATTTTTATGTTATCGGAACAATGTAATTTTAGGTGTATTTATTGTTATGAAAAATTTTCCAATAACAAAGTGAATGATTTGGATCAACGAATAATAAAATCTATTCATAAATTAGTATATTATTACAATATAGATAGGCTTAATATGTCCTTTTTTGGTGGGGAACCCATGTTATACTATGATAAAATTATAAAAATTATGGAATATAGTAATTCCATAATAAATACACATGGCGATATGACTACAAATGGATATTTGCTTAATAAGGAAAAATTTGAAAAATTAGTAAAACTTAACGTAAGAGAATATCAAATAACTTTTGACGGTTATAAGGATTATCATGATAAAGTTAGAATAACAATAGGCAAGACTCCTACTTTTGATATGATCTTCAAAAATATCGTATCGTATAAGGATCTAAAGGAAGATTTTAGAATTACAATAAGAATACATATGCATAAAAATAATTTTTCGTCAGTAAAAAAACTAATTGATTTATTAGCAGATTATTTAGCTGATGATAAAAGGTACGTGTTATTTTTAAGATCTATATCGCGACTTGGAGGACCTAATGATAATGCGATAATGTTACCGAGTAGAGAAGAGGTGGAAGACGCAATAACTTACGCTAAGTCAAGAGGGCTTAATATTGTCCTAAACAGAAATATGAGTAATTTCTGTTATGCTTCTCTACCAAATTCTATAGTTATTAGAGCAGACGGAAAAATATCCAAATGTACTGTAGATTTGTATTCAGATAGAAATATTGTAGGGTATTTAGATAGCAATGAAAATTTGGTGTTAGATCAAGATAAAATAAGATTTTGGGCTAGAGGATTTTTTACAGGTAATTTAGGAGAACTAAGATGTCCTCTTACTGGTGAGGATATTTATGATTGATATTTACATAGACTTTGGAGGAAATTTGGAAATAGGAATGCATAATGTAGATAAAAAGGAAATATATGTGACTACAATTCCCTTAATTCCTTATTTTTTTAATTTATTGGATAATAATTATAGAGACGATCCTAAAATAGATCTTTATTATAATCATAATTCTACAAAAAATTCTACATTAGAGTTAATAAGAAAATATATAAGTCAAAATTTCAACATAGACGATCAAATAGATAATATAATCGTTTCTGGTTCAGCTACTAATTTTTTGCAGAATCCCTTAGATAAAAGCCTTGATATAATAAGGAAAATATTCGGAAATAACTATAATAAGATTTATTACTTTACACTATTAAATACATTTATTGATATTACCAATAATAATTTCAAAAAGATAGATAACACTATATATTTACTTTCACATAAAACAGGAATTCTACCTCTTATTGAGCTATTAGGCTTGGGAGGGAAAAGTCTAATTTTTGAAATGGGTACTCAGTCTACTGGAATTTTCTTCTCTAATAATTTAACTAGTGATTTCTCATTATCTGATTTAGATTTTATGAGCTTAGGTCTATTTACAGATATCTCGTATTTCTATAACAATTATCATATTCCAATAGGACTTTCAAAAATTTTTCAAAGCGAATTATTGTTAATTATAATATATTTATTCTTATCTATAAAATCTAAAAAATTTGAGAAAGTCTCAGTTAAAACCATGGAGTTTTTAAAAATCTTTTCCAAGTTTTATTATACATATTTTACTGATTATTTAGTAAATAAAAATAATATTAATAATGAAAAAATTTTGCAAGATATAAAAAATATATTACAGACTGATTCCTATCAATTTAATACTTTAAATGAGAATAATGTATATACGATAGTATATAATTTCTATTATAATATTAAGGAGAAATTCATGACTAGAATTATTGATTTTCTTAATAAGCATGAACTTACTTTTTCTCTTAAGATGATTATAGGCGGAGTAGGCGAATATATACTTAGAGATCTATTAGGAGATCTTTCGGAAATTGATCAAATGGAATTAATTCAACTTTCTAATATTACTAATAAAGAAGTCTCGGTGCATTCACCTATTATAGGGCCTCTATTAAAAATAAGAAATATGAAACTTGAGCATACAGTGACAGTGATTTGAATATACCCAATGAGATAAAAATTATAATAGCTCTACTTACTCTTTTTGATTTCATAACTATGTTTGTAGGATACTATTTCGTAATAGACACCTATTTGATTTATAAGAATTTAATAATCTCAGCGTTAATTTGGATGTTATCAAATGCACGTAATATTTTTTCACTACCTTTGCCATACATTTTTATGAAAATAAAAAGCGTGAAAATCAATGTAATAATTTTTTCCATATTAATATCTTTTGTAATCCTTGCTTTAGCTCAGGAATTGGCTCCTTTAGAGGAAATCCTACTTGTCTCCATATTTAACTTCTTAATTGCAATACCCAGCAGAGCATTAGGATATTATGCTAGAACTCTATTAAACAAATATAATGAATTTATAAACTATAATTCTACTCTAAATATTTTCTTATTAAGTGCGACTATTCTAGCATTAATAACCGCAGGTGTCTTGAATAATTATTCATCTCACCTTTATTTACTCTTAATAATATTACCTTTACAAATAGTAATTCTCTTATTAATTACAAGATTAAACAACATTAAAATAACCCTTTCTTCTGCTAATTCCTTTAAGGTATGGATTAAATATATAAAAACTAATTATATATTTAGGTTTTTAGAAACTCGTTTCTATTCCATCACGGCATTATCTAGTGCATTAACTATATTATTTATTAAAATTATATATGTTAATAATACAACATTTTCAGAATATTATACTATAGTTTTCACTATAAGTCTAATAGCCCAGGCCGTTGGTGCCTCTATAGCCCTTAAGAAGAAGACCGAAATTCTGAGGAATCTCTTGTTATTAGTCTTTCCTGTTACATTATTTGACTTAATTTTTCCATTTATTTCTGGTAAGATAATACCTATTACTATTCTAACTTTCTTGCAATCTATGGTGGCAGCGTACGTTTACATACATCTTAATTCTATTTATCAGTATATTACGAGCAAAGATATTTATGTGAATATTTCTATTACACAAAGAGTTTTACAGCAGATCTTCGGATCTATAATGGTTATTTTAGTCTCAATAATGGCAACTGTCATAGGAGTTACATTTACTTATATAGGAATAGCATTGTTAATATCATCAATAGTATTACTTACACTATTTACTGATACTATTAAAAAGATAAAAATAGTAGATCAGAAGTAGTTACGTTCTTCTTCAAATAATAGGAGCGCATTAATTTTTCTCTTTAATGTAGTACTGGATTCTTTTTCCGTCACTATCAGACTATGTAAGTTATGAGTTGATTTTAAAAATTGAATAACACTGTTTATCTAAGAACTATTTCTAATCTAAAGAAATTTTTATATATTCTATCTCCTTGGTTTTTTCAATATCTTCATCCGTAGTAATAACTTTTCCTCCAATTTTTTTCGCCGTAGCTATAAGATAAGCGTCAGCCAATGAAAGGTAAGAATATTTACTCTTTAATATGGCAGCAGTCTCTGTTATATTTTCGTTTGGCGAAATTATCCTTATTGGCGAGTTTCTAATATACCTATGTCTTGCTATTGCAATATCTTTTCCTACTTTTGAAATATAATTATAAATAAATTCTGCAAGATTAACCTCATTCATGTAGATTATTACGTTATTATTATACATCTCCTCGAAGAATTTTTTTACGTCCTTTTTTCCTGCGAAAAATAGAGATAAAGGTCCTGCGTCAATGACGTACTTCTCTTTCAACTTCCTTCCTCCTTTCCTCAACTATAGCCTTCGCAACTTCTACGGCTCTATTTCCATCTACTCCAAATAGGTCTAGGAGAGTTTCGGGTTTCTCTATGCTTACCTTACCTTCATTAACTATAAGTTCTACTATATCTCCTTCCTTTATCCCAATCGTTTCTCTTATCTCTTTAGGAATAACTATAATTCCTTTCTTATAGACCTTTACTCTATATCGTTCCATGAATATATTTTCTCTTTAATGTATAAAAGTTTAACTTACGTAAAGTTAAACGTTTAACTTAGAAGATTTCAGAGCATTCTAAAATAAAAGTTCCATTAGAGATTCAATAAAGATTTTAAATTTTATTTTATTTTTAGATAGAAAAATTCATGTAGTAACTTTCTTTACCTTAGCAGGAAACTTTTATTACCGTATAATAACCTACTACATATTTTTCTCATATCGAGCGTAGATTCTCATTTGTTAGTAGTAAAGGTTAAATATCGATTATAAAATAAAAAATTATGGAAAATGAGATAGAGATAAATTACGATAATGTTTGGAATTTTTTACTAAATAATAAGGAAGTATACGTTATTAGAGCTAGTAATATACAGCCTGGAAAATACCTATGTAAACATAATAATAATACTGTCGAATGCTTTATTGATAAAGTTATTGATGCTAATCCAATGATAATGAGGCAATATGTAGATAAGAGTGGGTTTTCTTCTTTACAAGAGTGGATGAGAAGTGCCGCAAAAGTTCATATGAGCCATGTTAAAGGAGGTCCTTTTAGAAAAATGATGTCTCTAATGGATAAAAAATATATATTACACGTAATTCTAGTTAGTTCTGACTAAATTTCTTAATTATTAAAAACTCAAACATATTACTAACTAACTTATACTATCATTAATTTTTATTAATTGATCCCAGAGAGAATCTGGTAAATCTATGTTTTCTTTTTCAACTTTTCTTGAACCAGGAAAATGATAGAAAGGAGTAGTTGGTATTCTTTCTTTAATTTTTTCAATTTTTTTCTCATTTCCAATAAGATCTTCTCTTATCACAATGCCAAAGAACGGATTTATGTCTACGTCTTCAGAGAATAATGATGTAAGAATTTCTATAGCTAATGCTAGATTAAATCCTTTATATCCTCCTATAGGTAAAAGTGAGCCACCGTTTATTAAGTCTTCAGGTTTTGATGTTCCTTTACCTTCAGCATTTAGAATCATACCTTCTTCTATTTTTTCTCCTCTATATAATGAACTTACTACTTTCCCAAAAGAAGTTTTACTTAATGCCATATCTATTGTAATAGGCGGATCTCCAGGGAAAGATATGCTTATTGGGTTATTTCCTAATATTCTTCCTTTCATTCCTTCAAGAGAAATAAGTGGTGGAGTTCTTGCTACTAAAAGTGTTATAAATCCTTTTTTTGCAAAGTTTTCAGTAAAAGAGGATAATCTTCCTATATGCGATACGTTTCTGCCTAAAAATATCTTGAAGTTTTCCACTTTTTCCTCACTAGCTTTTCGCAGTATAACTTGTCCAAAAGTCATTTTACCATCTATTTTTATGAGAAAATCATTACGTTGAATATCTATTCTAGCTTTAGGGTTAATTGGAGGAATTATTGTACCTCCTAGATTTACTTTTTCTCCTTTAGCCAGTTTTACGTAATAAGGAACTAATTGTACTCCATGATCTTCATGACCAGCTAAATTAGCATTAACTAGTTCTTCTGCCAATATTTTAGCATATTCATCGAAAGTTATTTTCTGAAATATAGAAAAAACAAGACTATAGAGGTCTTCCTTATTTACTATCATAAATTATAATGAAAAGATGTTAGATATAAGCTATTAATATGCTTATATAACTTCTAATATTTTATCTAAAATCCTAAATTAGAAGAAAATATTTTAAAAATATCCTTAAATTAACTAGAAACTTTTTATTACTCTTAATATTATTCTGGAAGATTTTCACATTTTACCTAATGTCATGAACCTTTTTTATAAGAAGTTTTTACTGCCATAATCTAAAATGATAAAATAAAAATTCTCTTTAATCTGGAGGAATCTCCTTTCCTATAAGTTCGACATCTATTCCTTCTTTTGATAATTTTGAATTAAAGTAGCTATATAGAAGAAATATAGCGCCCATAATTAGTGCAATGATGAACATTACTTCAAATCCTACTTTAGAACTTATAACGCCATAGAAAGAGTCAGATAAGAGAAAGATCCATCCTATTAATGATATAGTACCTAGAACGGAAATTAAAGGTATTCCAAGGATTTCTTTATTTACTGGTGAAGGAGCATTAACATATAATTCATGCTTAGTAATAGGAAATTCTATTGCTGATATTGCAGTAAATATTTGTAAGAAACCTAGTGCTATACTAAAAAGATCGGTAGCAACATAGAGCCCTAAAGGAAATAATGGACTTACCATTATAATTGAAATAGCTATTACAGTAGCAGTTACAGCATAACTAACTATTGGAATACCACTTTTTGAAATATGAGTTAATTTTTCTGGTAATAATCTATCAAAGGAAGCTGCGAATATTTGTCGTGATTGAGCAACTACTGAAGGTAGTATGTCCTTTATCGGGAATAGGAACATTATAAAACCTACAGCTATTGCTAAGATAGAGAAATTACTTAATGCTACTGCTCCTAAAAGAGGTATTGAAGGAGTTATGCTTAAGGAAGATGATACATATCCTAGCCTAGAAATAAAAGCGGATCCAAAAAGATGTTGATAAGAATATATCGTTAATGCCATTAAGAATAATGCTACTAATCCTGCACCTATTGTAGCAAAAAATAAACTTTTTCTGGGAGACTTAGCATCTCCTGCTAACCACCCTCCAAAATGGCTAAATCCACTCCAAGAAGATGTTAGTGGTATTACAGCAAGTAACGTTGAAGCTAAGCTAAAAGATATTAATGATGAAGACCAGCCTTTTTGATTACTAAGTAAGATTATATTCTGATAAGAAGAAGGACCGAAAACCTTATTCCATAATGCTGGTGCAGATGATGGATTCTCAAAAAGCATTGCAAAATCAAGTATTAACAGAAGTGCTAATGGAATATAAAATGCTACAAAAATAGATAATTTAGATAATCGTATGCTGAAAGAGTCTAATAATGTAAATAATATAGTTATAATTATTGCAACAATTACTATATGAATAGGTGAATCGAAATATTTACCTATGTTAACAATACTCGGAGAATGCGTTACTAGTCCTGCAATAGTTAGAGAATCTGAGAGAAACGATGCTCCGATGTAAGCTACAACTCCGATTATAATACAGTATCCTAACCAAGTAAATATATTTATAAAATAGCCTAATCCTGGAGAAAGTATTCTGCTTATCCAAACATATTGTCCACCGATTTTTGGCATTACAAGACCTAAAAAATATATTACAGACGCCGCAGCAAAAAGAGGAATAGCATCAATAAGTAACGACAATAATGGAAAACTCCCTGGATATTCATAGGTAATGCCTACAGTAAAAAATAATATTCCAGAACCTATAGAAAATGAGAGAACTAGCGTTAGCATATCTAGACTGCTAAATTGTTTAATTAATCCGCTAGATTCTCGTATAAATATTTTTTCTTTATTCTTATCTTCATGGCTCATTTATATCAATATAGTCACAATAGTTAATATTATATAAGCATTTTTTACATAAAAATATGTATACTAACTATAAATCTTTAAATTATAATATACAGAACT
This genomic window contains:
- a CDS encoding APC family permease; this encodes MSHEDKNKEKIFIRESSGLIKQFSSLDMLTLVLSFSIGSGILFFTVGITYEYPGSFPLLSLLIDAIPLFAAASVIYFLGLVMPKIGGQYVWISRILSPGLGYFINIFTWLGYCIIIGVVAYIGASFLSDSLTIAGLVTHSPSIVNIGKYFDSPIHIVIVAIIITILFTLLDSFSIRLSKLSIFVAFYIPLALLLILDFAMLFENPSSAPALWNKVFGPSSYQNIILLSNQKGWSSSLISFSLASTLLAVIPLTSSWSGFSHFGGWLAGDAKSPRKSLFFATIGAGLVALFLMALTIYSYQHLFGSAFISRLGYVSSSLSITPSIPLLGAVALSNFSILAIAVGFIMFLFPIKDILPSVVAQSRQIFAASFDRLLPEKLTHISKSGIPIVSYAVTATVIAISIIMVSPLFPLGLYVATDLFSIALGFLQIFTAISAIEFPITKHELYVNAPSPVNKEILGIPLISVLGTISLIGWIFLLSDSFYGVISSKVGFEVMFIIALIMGAIFLLYSYFNSKLSKEGIDVELIGKEIPPD